One Stenotrophomonas oahuensis genomic region harbors:
- a CDS encoding ABC transporter permease translates to MNLRRLWAVVIKELRQMRRDRVTLAMIVGIPVMQLVLFGYAINLNLRNLDAGIADQARTSASRALVMDMVATGVIRPVLQVDTPEELMQALRQGRISVGVVVPADFERRRFEGREAVQVLVDGSDTVVQSAAVQLAQVPLDGVPVRNDRPLRAGSTAAAGQVSVVAFYNPQRRSAVNIVPGLIGIILTMTMVMFTAVAIVRERERGNMELLIATPLSSSELMIGKVLPYAVIGLIQTSLVLVLGLWLFQVPVRGSVLDVYLVAMLLILANLALGLLISTKARSQFQAMQMTMFVFLPSILLSGFMFPFAGMPRVVQWLAEILPLTHFLRLVRGIMLRGARWWELWPEVLALLAFIVVMMVVAITRFRKRLD, encoded by the coding sequence ATGAACCTGCGCCGGTTATGGGCAGTGGTGATCAAGGAGCTGCGGCAGATGCGCCGCGATCGGGTCACCCTGGCCATGATCGTGGGTATTCCGGTGATGCAGCTGGTGTTGTTCGGTTACGCCATCAACCTCAACCTGCGCAACCTGGACGCGGGCATTGCCGACCAGGCGCGGACCAGCGCCTCGCGCGCGCTGGTGATGGACATGGTCGCAACCGGCGTGATCCGTCCGGTCCTGCAGGTGGACACGCCCGAGGAGCTGATGCAGGCGTTGAGGCAAGGCAGGATCAGTGTCGGCGTGGTGGTGCCGGCGGATTTTGAGCGCCGCCGTTTTGAAGGTCGCGAAGCGGTCCAGGTGCTGGTGGATGGCAGCGATACGGTGGTGCAGAGCGCGGCGGTGCAGCTCGCGCAGGTGCCGCTGGACGGCGTGCCGGTGCGCAACGACCGCCCGCTGCGTGCAGGCAGCACCGCGGCAGCGGGGCAGGTGAGCGTGGTGGCGTTCTACAACCCGCAGCGACGTTCGGCTGTGAACATCGTGCCCGGCCTGATCGGCATCATCCTGACGATGACCATGGTGATGTTCACTGCAGTGGCCATCGTGCGTGAACGTGAGCGCGGCAACATGGAGCTGTTGATTGCCACGCCGTTGAGCAGCAGCGAACTGATGATCGGCAAGGTGCTGCCGTACGCAGTGATTGGTCTGATACAGACCAGCCTGGTGCTGGTGCTGGGTTTGTGGCTGTTCCAGGTGCCGGTGCGTGGCAGCGTGCTGGACGTCTACCTGGTGGCGATGCTGCTGATTCTCGCCAACCTGGCCTTGGGGTTGTTGATTTCGACCAAGGCCCGGTCGCAGTTCCAGGCCATGCAGATGACGATGTTCGTGTTCCTGCCGTCGATCCTGCTGTCGGGCTTCATGTTCCCGTTCGCCGGCATGCCGCGGGTGGTGCAGTGGCTGGCCGAGATCCTGCCGTTGACGCATTTCCTGCGGCTCGTGCGCGGCATCATGCTGCGCGGCGCTCGCTGGTGGGAGCTGTGGCCGGAGGTGCTGGCGCTGCTGGCCTTCATCGTGGTGATGATGGTGGTGGCGATCACGCGGTTCCGGAAGCGA
- a CDS encoding ABC transporter ATP-binding protein, whose protein sequence is MQARGLTKRFGALAAVDHVDLQVPRANVYGFLGPNGSGKSTTIRMLCGLLTPTEGEIEVLGLRIPEQAEALRQRIGYMTQRFSLFEDLSVRENLEFLAAVQNLPRAQARKRIDELIEHYHFQDRQKQLAGTMSGGQKQRLALAGAVIHQPELLFLDEPTSAVDPESRRDFWEKLFDLADAGTTLLVSTHYMDEAERCHRLAILDQGALVADGTPAELTGALRGRTLEVQADQPRQAQRALAHVAGVLSVAQIGNSLRVLLDTGSEGEAAVQQALYSAGLQAEVVASTPNLEDVFVSATRGREPAGEETA, encoded by the coding sequence ATCCAGGCGCGCGGGCTGACCAAGCGCTTTGGCGCATTGGCGGCCGTGGACCACGTCGATCTGCAGGTGCCGCGGGCCAATGTGTACGGCTTTCTGGGTCCGAACGGGTCGGGCAAATCCACCACCATCCGCATGCTGTGCGGGCTGCTAACCCCCACCGAAGGGGAGATCGAGGTGCTGGGCCTGCGCATTCCCGAGCAGGCCGAGGCGCTGCGCCAGCGCATCGGTTACATGACCCAGCGGTTCTCGTTGTTCGAGGACCTCAGCGTGCGCGAGAACCTGGAGTTCCTGGCGGCGGTGCAGAACCTGCCGCGGGCCCAGGCGCGTAAGCGCATTGATGAGCTGATCGAGCATTACCACTTCCAGGACCGCCAGAAGCAGTTGGCCGGCACCATGAGCGGCGGGCAGAAACAGCGTCTGGCCCTGGCCGGCGCGGTGATTCACCAGCCGGAACTGCTGTTTCTCGACGAGCCCACCAGTGCGGTCGACCCCGAATCGCGGCGCGATTTCTGGGAGAAGCTGTTCGATCTGGCGGATGCCGGCACCACGTTGCTGGTGTCCACCCACTACATGGATGAAGCCGAGCGTTGCCATCGCCTTGCCATTCTGGACCAGGGCGCGCTGGTCGCCGATGGGACGCCCGCCGAGCTCACCGGCGCACTGCGCGGACGCACACTGGAAGTGCAGGCCGATCAGCCGCGACAGGCACAGCGGGCACTGGCCCATGTGGCGGGCGTGCTGAGCGTGGCGCAGATCGGCAACAGCCTGCGCGTGCTTCTGGACACGGGCAGCGAGGGGGAGGCGGCCGTGCAGCAGGCGCTGTACAGCGCCGGGTTGCAAGCGGAGGTGGTCGCCAGCACGCCCAATCTGGAGGACGTGTTCGTGTCTGCTACGCGTGGTCGAGAGCCTGCCGGCGAGGAGACCGCATGA
- the ybeY gene encoding rRNA maturation RNase YbeY has protein sequence MTKGPVRLDVAVSYALPRTGLPAAVSFRKWVAAALKGRIREADLAIRVVDAKEGQSLNRHYRGKDYATNVLSFPAEVPEGLPKGVKFPLLGDLVICAPVVAREADEQSKALNAHYAHLTVHGVLHLLGWDHEDDKEAEAMEQLEREILADLGISDPYAGER, from the coding sequence ATGACCAAGGGCCCCGTCCGCCTCGATGTCGCCGTCAGCTATGCCCTGCCCCGCACCGGCCTGCCGGCGGCGGTGAGCTTCCGCAAATGGGTGGCGGCGGCGCTGAAAGGCCGCATCCGCGAGGCCGACCTGGCCATCCGCGTGGTGGACGCCAAGGAAGGTCAGTCACTGAACCGGCACTACCGGGGCAAGGACTACGCCACCAACGTGCTCAGCTTCCCGGCCGAGGTGCCTGAAGGCCTGCCGAAGGGGGTGAAATTCCCGCTGCTGGGCGATCTGGTGATCTGTGCCCCGGTGGTGGCCCGCGAAGCCGACGAACAGTCCAAAGCCCTCAATGCCCACTACGCGCACCTGACCGTGCATGGCGTGCTGCACCTGCTGGGCTGGGACCATGAGGACGACAAGGAAGCCGAGGCCATGGAGCAGCTGGAACGCGAGATCCTGGCCGACCTGGGCATTTCCGACCCTTATGCCGGCGAACGCTGA
- a CDS encoding PhoH family protein has product MTALAHRDFTLAPEDNERLANLAGPFDEHLRQIELKLGVEIANRGHVFRISGPKAVVAEAQKLIEALYEEAGDTVFDSHAIHLRLNQANVEHVAERAYEAQEVSIKVKRGTVRGRGANQARYLHQITTHDINFGIGPAGTGKTFLAVASAVEALNESRVQRLILVRPAVEAGEKLGFLPGDLTQKVDPYLRPLYDALYEMLGVEKVVKLLEKNVIEIAPLAYMRGRTLNDAYVILDEAQNTTIEQMKMFLTRLGFGSTAVVTGDLTQTDLPKHVKSGLRDAIEVLRDVEGVSFTFFEARDVVRHPLVARIVSAYDRRDLQQVKPDA; this is encoded by the coding sequence ATGACCGCACTGGCACACCGCGACTTCACCCTGGCCCCGGAAGACAACGAACGCCTGGCCAACCTGGCTGGCCCCTTCGATGAACACCTGCGCCAGATCGAACTCAAGCTCGGCGTCGAAATCGCCAATCGCGGCCACGTGTTCCGCATCAGCGGACCCAAGGCGGTGGTCGCCGAAGCACAGAAGCTGATTGAAGCGCTGTACGAAGAAGCGGGCGACACCGTGTTCGACAGCCACGCCATCCACCTGCGCCTGAACCAGGCCAATGTGGAGCACGTGGCCGAGCGCGCGTACGAGGCGCAGGAGGTCAGCATCAAGGTCAAGCGCGGCACGGTGCGTGGGCGCGGTGCCAACCAGGCCCGCTACCTGCACCAGATAACGACCCACGACATCAATTTCGGCATCGGCCCGGCCGGTACCGGCAAGACCTTCCTGGCCGTGGCCAGCGCGGTCGAGGCGCTCAACGAGTCGCGCGTGCAGCGCCTGATCCTGGTGCGCCCGGCGGTGGAAGCCGGCGAGAAACTGGGCTTCCTGCCCGGCGACCTTACCCAGAAGGTCGACCCTTATCTGCGCCCGCTGTACGACGCCCTGTATGAAATGCTGGGCGTGGAAAAGGTGGTCAAGCTGCTGGAAAAAAACGTCATCGAGATCGCGCCACTGGCCTACATGCGCGGCCGCACGCTCAACGATGCCTACGTGATCCTGGACGAGGCGCAGAACACCACCATCGAACAGATGAAGATGTTCCTGACCCGCCTCGGCTTCGGCTCCACTGCCGTGGTCACCGGTGACCTGACCCAGACCGACCTGCCCAAACACGTCAAGTCCGGCCTGCGCGACGCCATTGAAGTACTGCGTGACGTGGAAGGGGTGAGCTTCACCTTCTTCGAGGCCCGCGACGTGGTCCGCCACCCGCTGGTGGCACGGATCGTCAGTGCGTACGACCGCCGTGACCTGCAGCAGGTCAAACCCGACGCGTGA
- a CDS encoding HlyD family secretion protein, with translation MLAGCSRDPEAALGTLEWDRITVPAPAAEAIASIQVREGQQVAAGAPLMQLETTRTAAQLAALQAQTSQAGQALLELEHGPRREDIEQARATLAAARAQAADATAYLARLQPLGRQQLVAAADVDRARAAAGNAQGTVRAAEQALLALEHGTRIEQVGQGQAALQAAQAQVAAQVVTLDKLGLVAPRAGRIDALPYRQGDQAPVGAPLVVMLVGDHPYARVYLPEPLRLKVRVGQSAQVTLQGREGALRARVRSIRSDPGFNPYYALSGDDASRLSWLAEIELEPAGDAAALADLPAGVPVRVTF, from the coding sequence ATGTTGGCAGGCTGCAGCCGCGACCCGGAGGCGGCACTGGGTACCCTGGAGTGGGATCGCATTACCGTGCCGGCCCCGGCCGCTGAAGCCATTGCCTCGATCCAGGTCCGAGAAGGCCAGCAGGTCGCGGCGGGGGCGCCGTTGATGCAACTGGAGACAACGCGCACCGCCGCCCAGCTGGCAGCGTTGCAGGCGCAGACGTCCCAGGCCGGGCAGGCGCTGCTGGAGCTCGAGCACGGTCCTCGCCGCGAAGACATCGAGCAGGCGCGGGCCACGCTGGCGGCGGCGCGGGCGCAGGCCGCCGATGCCACCGCCTATCTTGCACGTCTGCAGCCGCTGGGCCGACAGCAACTGGTGGCCGCTGCCGACGTTGACCGTGCCCGTGCGGCGGCTGGCAATGCGCAGGGAACCGTACGCGCGGCCGAACAGGCGCTGCTGGCGCTGGAACATGGCACCCGGATTGAACAGGTCGGCCAAGGGCAGGCTGCGCTGCAGGCCGCCCAGGCACAGGTGGCCGCGCAGGTGGTCACGCTGGACAAACTGGGGCTGGTGGCCCCGCGCGCTGGCCGCATCGACGCGTTGCCGTACCGGCAGGGCGACCAGGCGCCGGTGGGAGCACCGCTGGTGGTCATGCTGGTCGGCGATCATCCCTACGCGCGTGTCTATCTGCCGGAGCCGCTGCGACTGAAGGTCAGGGTCGGTCAATCCGCCCAGGTCACGCTGCAGGGGCGCGAAGGTGCACTCCGCGCGCGGGTGCGCAGCATCCGCAGCGACCCGGGCTTCAATCCTTACTACGCGCTAAGCGGCGACGACGCTTCGCGCTTGAGCTGGCTGGCCGAAATCGAGCTGGAGCCGGCGGGTGACGCGGCCGCGTTGGCGGATCTTCCGGCCGGTGTCCCGGTGCGGGTTACGTTTTGA